A genomic region of Denticeps clupeoides chromosome 17, fDenClu1.1, whole genome shotgun sequence contains the following coding sequences:
- the LOC114766933 gene encoding PDZ domain-containing RING finger protein 4-like produces the protein MGCNLCTLQKREEHYKLLYEIAQVNGKDLSRASHEEAVEAFRSAKDPIVVQVLRRNPVARGPQDVQLVDVCTQTEITFEHIMALAKLRPSSPPVPDICPFLLSDSCHSLHTMEQEYYEDTEYLSKMAANAERTEDFEYEEVELCRLNSQEKLGLTLCYRTDEEEDIAIYVSEVGPNSIAARDGRIREGDRILQINGQDIQDREEAVAALSSDNCRNFVLLVARPEMQLEEAWLDDEHSAFLEELKLEMLEEQRKEEEELERAAALEQETRKRPEGDIIGDVATDMPSCSFSTPERPGTSGQQEMLALIQKRLSQCLLDRRESGEGPGVARHPAEGQEGEVGPEGDRFQQLLELKCQIRNSGEYDLFYSRSSTIECSLTEQGGVERELRMLNEELRSIELECQNIMQAHHLRKRKSAGREHELGGPRRPHGHSLVNGGGPTGKLVDISEQPEKSDKDSSSAYNTAESSRSTPLAMDRSPDHSMQRMVGATNQRNLRFGLGRASPSPSASSCPVRRAPSGSPDHSNPSESEQTPPPEDEGGLTVRPSRIPYLSSGRANIPAHARHYQSYMHLIQQRSAVEYAQSQLSLLSMCREPQPTPPPAEPKLEWKVKVRSDGTRYITKRPVRDRLLRERALKIKEERSGGMTTDDDAMSEMKMGRYWSKEERKRQLLRAKEQRRRREFMQRSRLESLRENPQSGGEGARKEVSIIELSQRKMMKKRNKKILDNWMTIQELMTHGAKAPEGAKVHNAFLSVTTV, from the exons GTGAATGGAAAGGACCTCTCCAGAGCCAGCCATGAGGAGGCGGTGGAGGCCTTCCGCAGTGCCAAGGACCCCATTGTGGTGCAGGTTCTGCGGAGGAACCCTGTTGCGCGAGGCCCTCAGGACGTCCAGCTGGTGGACGTGTGCACGCAGACGGAGATCACCTTCGAACACATCATGGCTTTGGCCAAGCTGCGGCCGTCATCACCGCCAGTGCCTGACATCTGCCCGTTCCTCCTCTCAGACAG TTGTCACTCGCTCCACACCATGGAGCAGGAATACTACGAAGACACAGAGTACCTGTCCAAAATGGCGGCGAACGCAGAGAGGACGGAAGACTTTGAGTATGAG GAGGTGGAACTGTGTCGGCTGAACAGCCAGGAGAAGCTGGGCCTGACGCTGTGCTACCGGAcggatgaggaggaggacatcGCCATCTATGTCAGTGAG GTTGGCCCGAACAGCATTGCTGCCAGAGACGGTCGAATCCGGGAAGGGGACCGCATTTTACAG ATCAACGGGCAGGACatccaggacagagaagaggCGGTGGCTGCCCTCTCCAGTGATAACTGCAGGAACTTTGTGCTGTTGGTTGCCAGGCCTGAGATGCAG CTGGAAGAGGCCTGGCTGGATGATGAGCACAGTGCTTTCCTGGAGGAGCTGAAGTTGGAGATGCTGGAGGAGCAGcgaaaggaggaggaagaactTGAGAGAGCAGCTGCCCTGGAGCAGGAG ACGAGGAAGAGACCGGAGGGCGACATCATCGGCGACGTCGCCACGGACATGCCGTCCTGCTCTTTCAGCACCCCCGAACGGCCCGGCACCAGCGGGCAGCAGGAGATGCTGGCGCTCATACAGAAGAGACTGTCGCAGTGCTTGCTCGATCGACGAGAGTCTGGCGAAGGCCCGGGCGTGGCCAGGCACCCGGCGGAGGGGCAGGAAGGGGAAGTTGGCCCCGAGGGGGACCGCTTCCAGCAGCTTCTGGAGCTGAAGTGCCAGATCCGCAACAGCGGGGAATACGACCTGTTCTACAGCCGCAGCAGCACCATCGAGTGCAGCCTGACGGAGCAGGGCGGGGTGGAGCGCGAGCTGCGCATGCTGAACGAGGAGCTGCGCAGCATCGAGCTGGAGTGCCAGAACATCATGCAGGCGCATCACCTGCGCAAGCGCAAGTCTGCGGGCAGGGAGCACGAGCTCGGCGGCCCCCGGCGGCCGCATGGCCACAGCCTCGTCAACGGCGGTGGGCCCACGGGCAAGCTGGTCGACATCAGCGAGCAGCCGGAGAAGTCCGACAAGGACAGTTCCAGCGCCTACAACACGGCGGAGAGCTCGCGCAGTACGCCGCTGGCCATGGACCGCTCCCCCGACCACTCCATGCAGAGAATGGTGGGCGCGACCAACCAGAGGAACCTGCGCTTTGGCCTGGGCCGCGCCTCGCCATCGCCCTCCGCCTCCTCGTGCCCGGTGCGCCGGGCCCCCAGCGGCAGCCCGGACCACAGCAACCCGTCCGAGTCCGAGCAGACTCCGCCCCCCGAGGACGAAGGTGGCCTGACCGTCCGGCCCTCGCGCATCCCCTACCTCTCGTCCGGCCGCGCCAACATACCCGCCCACGCCCGTCACTACCAGAGCTACATGCACCTGATCCAGCAGCGCTCGGCGGTGGAATACGCCCAGAGCCAGCTCAGTCTGCTCAGCATGTGCCGAGAGCCGCAGCCGACTCCGCCCCCGGCCGAGCCCAAGCTGGAGTGGAAGGTGAAGGTGCGCAGCGACGGCACGCGCTACATCACCAAGCGGCCAGTAAGGGACCGCCTGCTGCGGGAGCGGGCCCTCAAGATCAAGGAGGAGCGCAGCGGCGGCATGACCACGGACGACGACGCCATGAGCGAGATGAAGATGGGCCGCTACTGGAGCAAGGAGGAGCGCAAGCGGCAGCTGCTGCGCGCCAAGGAGCAGCGCCGGCGCAGGGAGTTCATGCAGCGCAGCCGGCTGGAGAGCCTGAGGGAGAACCCCCAGAGCGGGGGCGAGGGCGCCCGGAAGGAGGTCAGCATCATCGAGCTCAGCCAGCGCAAGATGATGAAGAAGCGCAATAAGAAGATCCTGGACAACTGGATGACAATTCAGGAGCTGATGACTCACGGAGCCAAGGCTCCGGAGGGAGCCAAAGTCCACAACGCCTTCCTGTCCGTCACCACTGTATGA